In the genome of Cuculus canorus isolate bCucCan1 chromosome 28, bCucCan1.pri, whole genome shotgun sequence, one region contains:
- the LOC104059564 gene encoding trichohyalin, translating into MCFLDSICTIITVFQKYAEEDGDYSKLSRRKMKELIQTEFADVIAKPRDPQTIDKILWFLEWDGDGEIDFNEFLLLVCRVAKACYWYLPRGPLFLQKTKLTASGKTLQEPEINIRGRRQHLQEEEQQTRERNHHPPCEPELQRDTRVNELETREERGNHHQQRNARRRNDATRSSEPREAISQEYEERSQEPRDKQRRGHPQEANRRDVQLCECRSLRENEPGLQADERQNQEELQQEQRADVRSRSQTREPQPRQNRWSSRQPQEPAVPADDRRNQWPQETDRGRNNEPHQPVLLREERNRNQLRELEQKEVEYSSQEPREPECLDSRCPHQSYVQEPLELDLRYQDTCESERDGYEEEKNKEEDLDYPESEREIRWVQDREERDGRRRREPMQERTIVHQRELDLEVIERRSEQTRERREEETREREGDGRRQRESVRYERSRETAIAAAEADVKVQRVSREVEPREDVERRDRLRDRGEPEDERRVSRRRGRDEPMQERTISHQRELDLQVIERCSCQTGEREEREATTDQREIHERREREIYEPQDAGRRQRESVRYERTQETAAAAAEADVKIQRVSREIEPREVVERKDHHRERGEPEDARRICPRRETEEPVWERTISRQRELDLEVIERRSEQTRERREEETRDREGDGRRQRESVRYERSRETAIAAAEADVKVQRVSREVEPREDVERRDHPHERRETEDKRRICPRREREEPVQERTIIRQQEPDLGVVESRSCQKREREEREATTDQREIRERRERGVREPQDDGRRQYESVRYEKTQETDVKIQRVSREAEPREDVERKDCCHERGEPEDAGKIFWGRERKEPVRERTISHQRELDLEVIEHRRRQTGEREERGELRETRERREGEIHGPQDDGRRQHESVRYERTRETAEAAAEADVKIRRVSREVEPCEDIERRDRRREGGEPEDAWRICPRRETEEPMRERTISRQRDLDLEVIERRSEQTRERREEETRDREGDGRRQRESVRYERSRETAIAAAEADVKVQRVSREVEPREDVERRDRLRDRGEPEDERRVSRRRGRDEPMQERTISHQRELDLEVIERCSCQTGEREEREAITDQREIRERREREIYEPQDVGRRQRESVRYERTRETAVAAAEADLKIRRVSREIEPCEVVERKDHHRERGEPEDARRICPRRETEEPVWERTISRQRDLDLEIIERRSEQTRERREEETREREGDGRRQRESVRYERSRETAIAAAEADVKVQRVSREVEPREDVERRDGHRETEEPEDEGKSYWRREKEGPTWERTISRQWVQDLEAVDRRSRQTREREEREATADQRETRQRREVETHEHEDDGRGQHESVRYERSRETAVAAAEADVKIRRVFRDMEPREDVERRDNCRECREPEDEKRVSRRREREEPVWEKTISHQRELDLEVVERRSHQTREREEPEATTDRREIRERREREIRDLKDNGRRERESVRYERTRETAVAAAEADVKIQRVSQEVEPREDAGRRAHHRERREPEDEVRTCQGRERKEPVGERTISRQREQDLEIIEQRSRQKREREEREATTDRKEIRERHEREVRDPQDDGRRQRESVRYERTRETAVAAAEADVKIQRVSQEVEPREGVERRDCRRERGEPEDKSRSYEGREREKSMQERTISCQQGQDLEVIERCSHQTHEREERRGVRSHREAHERSNLQILEEDEEREILYRRQINEAPRESSPGEPLEDQECQSRRLLPEEGVCDPNRCRVPKGEGSRPEKFLYRTVEVDDSDSPPGEPASVSDVRVHYIPAEPDVQPEVQVLPPSCKAENIAYLIHVIQNLNDPEATTYEIVCHQPNDQGPPIYVKKCYVSPQPLAAPRDRSNAPEPRPQRDEREAGEPEGPREGGTPASSFKEKTGRLDELEEKSEPELKEGAQRASAFEMDGVKDDPGLAKTKEDRSDSRRTTMPDLEEEHQPQGDGSKAARESVPQEPESSFQVREREDRERKRCPPLPQTLEPREAAEKSRPQPSRKDEASHCHEDVELAPPVKGRQLRQEETTKRRSQQVSDSQPQQEEEPRHHTKQRQGPPAPQVSREAEDTDKAS; encoded by the exons ATGTGCTTCTTAGACAGCATTTGCACCATCATCactgtctttcaaaaatatgCGGAGGAAGATGGAGACTACTCCAAACTCAGCCGAAGGAAGATGAAAGAGTTAATCCAGACGGAGTTTGCAGATGTCATAGCG AAGCCACGTGACCCTCAGACGATTGACAAGATCCTGTGGTTTCTGGAGTGGGATGGTGATGGAGAAATAGATTTCAATGAGTTCTTGCTTTTGGTGTGCCGAGTGGCCAAGGCCTGCTACTGGTACCTGCCGAGAGGACCACTCtttctgcagaagacaaagctgaCAGCCAGTGGCAAGACACTGCAAGAGCCTGAAATCAATATCAGAGGGAGGCGTCAGCACCTCCAGGAGGAGGAACAACAAACCCGTGAGAGAAACCACCATCCCCCCTGTGAACCTGAGCTGCAACGAGACACCAGGGTCAACGAGCTTGaaacaagagaggaaagagggaatcACCACCAGCAACGTAACGCGAGAAGGAGAAACGATGCAACACGAAGCAGCGAGCCGAGAGAGGCCATCTCTCAGGAATATGAAGAACGAAGCCAAGAGCCACGCGACAAACAGAGGAGAGGTCATCCACAGGAGGCCAACAGAAGAGATGTACAACTCTGTGAGTGCAGAAGCTTGCGAGAAAACGAGCCTGGACTGCAGGCAGATGAGAGGCAAAATCAAGAGGAACTTCAACAAGAGCAAAGGGCCGATGTGAGGAGTCGCAGCCAGACCCGAGAACCTCAACCACGGCAAAACCGGTGGAGTAGCCGTCAGCCCCAAgagccagcagtgccagcagaTGATCGAAGAAACCAGTGGCCACAAGAAACAGATAGAGGAAGGAACAATGAGCCACATCAACCTGTATTActcagagaagagagaaaccGCAACCAACTACGTGAGCTGGAACAAAAAGAAGTTGAATACAGCAGTCAGGAACCACGTGAGCCTGAATGCCTGGACTCCAGGTGCCCACATCAGTCATACGTACAAGAACCGCTAGAACTAGACCTCAGGTACCAAGACACCTGTGAGTCAGAAAGAGATGGctatgaagaagagaagaacaagGAAGAGGATCTTGATTATCCAGAAAGTGAGAGAGAGATCCGTTGGGTTCAGGACCGGGAAGAACGAGAtggcagaaggaggagagagcCCATGCAGGAGAGGACCATCGTTCATCAACGGGAGCTGGACCTGGAGGTTATTGAGCGACGCAGTGAGCAGACCCGTGAGAGACGTGAAGAGGAAACACGCGAGCGTGAAGGTGATGGAAGGAGACAACGTGAGTCAGTGAGATACGAAAGGAGCCGAGAGACAGcaatagcagcagcagaagctgatgTGAAGGTCCAACGCGTGTCCCGGGAAGTGGAGCCACGTGAGGATGTGGAAAGGAGGGATCGTCTCCGCGATAGGGGAGAACCGGAGGATGAGAGGAGGGTTTccagaagaagagggagagacGAGCCCATGCAGGAGAGGACCATCAGTCACCAACGAGAGCTGGACTTGCAGGTCATTGAGCGCTGCAGCTGCCAGACAGGTGAAAGGGAAGAGCGAGAGGCCACCACTGACCAGAGAGAGATACACGAGAGACGTGAACGTGAAATATATGAGCCCCAAGACGCTGGAAGGAGACAACGTGAATCAGTGAGGTACGAGAGAACCCAAgagactgcagcagcagcagcagaagctgatgTGAAGATCCAACGCGTGTCTCGGGAAATAGAGCCACGTgaggttgtggaaaggaagGATCATCACCGTGAGAGGGGAGAACCAGAGGATGCACGGAGGATTTGCCCAAGAAGAGAGACGGAAGAGCCCGTGTGGGAGAGGACCATCAGTCGCCAACGAGAGCTGGACTTGGAGGTCATTGAGCGACGCAGTGAGCAGACCCGTGAGAGACGTGAAGAGGAAACACGCGACCGTGAAGGTGATGGAAGGAGACAACGTGAGTCAGTGAGATACGAAAGGAGCCGAGAGACTGcaatagcagcagcagaagctgatgTGAAGGTCCAACGCGTGTCCCGGGAAGTGGAGCCACGTGAGGATGTGGAAAGGAGGGATCATCCCCatgagaggagagaaacagaagacaagagGAGGATTTGCCcgagaagagagagagaagagcccGTGCAGGAGAGGACAATCATTCGCCAACAGGAGCCCGACTTGGGTGTTGTTGAGAGCCGCAGCTGCCAGAAACGTGAAAGGGAAGAGCGAGAGGCCACCACTGACCAGAGAGAGATACGTGAGAGACGTGAACGTGGAGTACGTGAGCCCCAAGATGATGGAAGGAGACAATATGAGTCAGTGAGGTACGAGAAAACCCAAGAGACTGACGTGAAGATTCAACGCGTGTCCCGGGAAGCAGAGCCACGTGAGGATGTGGAAAGGAAGGATTGTTGCCATGAGAGGGGAGAACCAGAGGATGCAGGGAAGATTTtctggggaagagagagaaaagagccTGTGCGGGAGAGGACCATCAGTCACCAACGAGAGCTGGATTTAGAGGTCATTGAGCACCGCAGGCGCCAGACAGGTGAAAGGGAAGAGCGAGGGGAGCTGAGAGAGACACGCGAGAGACGCGAAGGTGAAATCCATGGTCCCCAAGATGATGGTAGGAGACAACATGAATCAGTGAGGTACGAGAGAACCCGAgagacagcagaagcagcagcagaagctgacGTGAAGATTCGACGTGTGTCCCGGGAAGTGGAGCCATGTGAGGATATAGAAAGGAGAGATCGTCGCCGTGAGGGGGGAGAACCAGAGGATGCATGGAGGATTTGCCCaagaagagagacagaagagCCCATGCGGGAGAGGACCATCAGTCGCCAACGAGATCTGGACTTAGAGGTCATTGAGCGACGCAGTGAGCAGACCCGTGAGAGACGTGAAGAGGAAACACGCGACCGTGAAGGTGATGGAAGGAGACAACGTGAGTCAGTGAGATACGAAAGGAGCCGAGAGACTGcaatagcagcagcagaagctgatgTGAAGGTCCAACGCGTGTCCCGGGAAGTGGAGCCACGTGAGGATGTGGAAAGGAGGGATCGTCTCCGCGATAGGGGAGAACCGGAGGATGAGAGGAGGGTTTccagaagaagagggagagacGAGCCCATGCAGGAGAGGACCATCAGTCACCAACGAGAGCTGGACTTGGAGGTCATTGAGCGCTGCAGCTGCCAGACAGGTGAAAGGGAAGAGCGAGAGGCCATCACTGACCAGAGAGAGATACGCGAGAGACGTGAACGTGAAATATATGAGCCCCAAGACGTTGGAAGGAGACAACGTGAATCAGTGAGGTACGAGAGAACCCGAGAGActgcagtagcagcagcagaagctgacTTGAAGATTCGACGTGTGTCTCGGGAAATAGAGCCATGTgaggttgtggaaaggaagGATCATCACCGTGAGAGGGGAGAACCAGAGGATGCACGGAGGATTTGCCCAAGAAGAGAGACGGAAGAGCCCGTGTGGGAGAGGACCATCAGTCGCCAACGAGATCTGGACTTAGAGATCATTGAGCGACGCAGTGAGCAGACCCGTGAGAGACGTGAAGAGGAAACACGCGAGCGTGAAGGTGATGGAAGGAGACAACGTGAGTCAGTGAGATACGAAAGGAGCCGAGAGACTGcaatagcagcagcagaagctgatgTGAAGGTCCAACGCGTGTCCCGGGAAGTGGAGCCACGTGAGGATGTGGAAAGGAGGGATGGTCACCGTGAGACAGAAGAAccagaggatgaggggaagtcttactggagaagagagaaggaagggccCACGTGGGAGAGGACCATCAGTCGCCAGTGGGTTCAGGACCTGGAGGCTGTTGACCGCCGCAGCCGCCAGACACGTGAACGGGAAGAGCGAGAGGCCACCGCTGACCAGAGAGAGACAAGACAGAGACGTGAAGTAGAAACACATGAGCATGAAGATGATGGAAGGGGACAACATGAGTCAGTGAGGTATGAAAGGAGCCGAGAGACTGCcgtagcagcagcagaagccgATGTCAAGATTCGACGCGTGTTCAGGGACATGGAGCCACGTGAGGATGTGGAAAGGAGGGATAATTGCCGTGAGTGCAGAGAACCGGAGGATGAGAAGAGGGTTtccagaagaagagagagagaagagcctGTGTGGGAGAAGACCATCAGTCACCAACGAGAGCTGGACTTGGAGGTTGTTGAGCGCCGCAGCCACCAGACACGAGAAAGGGAAGAGCCAGAGGCCACCACTGACAGGAGAGAGATACGTGAGAGACGTGAACGTGAAATACGTGACCTGAAAGATAATGGAAGGAGAGAACGCGAGTCAGTGAGGTACGAGAGAACCCGAGAGActgcagtagcagcagcagaggcCGATGTGAAGATCCAACGCGTGTCTCAGGAAGTGGAGCCACGAGAAGATGCGGGAAGGAGGGCTCATCACCGTGAGAGGAGAGAACCGGAAGATGAAGTGAGGACTTgccagggaagagagaggaaagagccCGTGGGGGAGAGGACCATCAGTCGCCAGCGGGAGCAGGACCTGGAGATCATTGAGCAACGCAGCCGCCAGAAACGTGAAAGGGAAGAGCGAGAGGCCACCACTGACAGGAAAGAGATACGCGAGAGACATGAACGTGAAGTACGTGATCCCCAAGATGATGGAAGGAGACAACGCGAGTCAGTGAGGTACGAGAGAACCCGAGAGActgcagtagcagcagcagaagccgATGTGAAGATCCAACGTGTGTCCCAGGAAGTGGAGCCACGAGAGGGTGTGGAAAGGAGGGATTGTCGCCGTGAGAGGGGAGAACCAGAGGACAAGAGCAGGTCCTAcgaaggaagagagagggaaaagtcCATGCAGGAGAGGACCATCAGTTGCCAGCAAGGGCAGGACCTGGAGGTCATTGAGCGCTGCAGCCACCAGACACATGAACGGGAAGAGCGACGTGGCGTTAGATCCCACAGAGAGGCCCATGAGAGAAGCAACCTGCAGATACTTGAAGAAGATGAGGAGAGAGAGATTCTGTACCGCCGTCAAATAAATGAGGCACCACGTGAGAGCAGCCCCGGTGAACCCTTAGAAGACCAGGAGTGCCAGAGCCGCAGGCTTTTACCTGAGGAAGGGGTGTGTGATCCAAACAGGTGCCGTGTCCCCAAAGGCGAAGGATCAAGGCCCGAGAAGTTCCTCTACCGAACCGTGGAGGTAGATGACAGCGACAGCCCTCCAGGAGAGCCGGCGTCTGTCTCTGACGTGAGGGTCCATTATATCCCCGCTGAGCCCGATGTCCAGCCAGAGGTGCAGGTCCTCCCTCCATCCTGCAAGGCTGAGAACATCGCGTACTTAATCCACGTGATCCAGAATTTGAACGACCCTGAAGCTACCACCTACGAGATCGTCTGCCACCAGCCTAACGACCAGGGGCCGCCCATCTATGTGAAGAAGTGCTACGTGTCACCCCAGCCGCTGGCAGCCCCGCGTGACAGGAGCAACGCCCCAGAGCCACGACCTCAGAGGGAtgagagagaagcaggagagCCTGAAGGACCACGGGAAGGTGGTACCCCAGCTTCTAGCTTCAAGGAGAAGACAGGGCGTCTTGATGAGCTGGAGGAGAAGTCTGAAccagagctgaaagaaggaGCTCAGCGGGCTTCTGCCTTCGAGATGGATGGTGTTAAGGATGACCCTGGCTTGGCAAAGACAAAGGAGGACAGGAGTGACAGCCGGCGCACCACGATGCCTGACCTGGAAGAGGAACATCAACCCCAAGGAGATGGATCAAAAGCTGCCAGGGAGAGTGTCCCACAGGAGCCTGAATCCAGCTTCCAGGTGAGGGAGCGTGAggacagggaaaggaagagatgcCCACCTCTGCCCCAGACTCTGGAGCCACGGGAAGCTGCTGAAAAGAGCCGTCCTCAACCGTCCCGGAAAGATGAAGCCAGCCACTGCCATGAGGATGTAGAACTTGCCCCACCAGTGAAGGGCCGACAGCTGCGGCAGGAGGAGACCACCAAGAGAAGATCCCAGCAAGTGAGTGATTCTCAGCCTCAACAGGAGGAGGAACCACGTCATCACACCAAGCAGCGCCAGggtccccctgccccccaagtcTCACGGGAGGCTGAGGACACAGACAAGGCATCTTAA